GGTCGCGGAGCAGCTTGATGCGCTCGAGAGTCTCGATCTCGGAGTGCATATAGCGGCAGCGTACGCCGACCTCGGTGTAGTAGCCTGCGAGGTCTTCGGCCATGCGCTTGGTCAACGTGGTGACGAGCACGCGCTGGTTCTTTGCGGTGCGTTCGTGAATCTCGGCGAGCAGGTCGTCGATCTGGCCTTTGACGGGGCGTATCTCGACCTCGGGATCCGTCAGGCCCGTGGGCCGGATGATCTGTTCGACGACGACGCCAGCGGACTTCGTCAGCTCGTAGGGGCCGGGCGTGGCGGAGACGTAGACGATCTGGCCGGTGCGCGACTCGAACTCCTCGAAGCGCAGAGGGCGGTTGTCGAGTGCGGATGGCAGGCGGAAGCCGTAGTCGATGAGGTTCTGCTTGCGCGAGCGGTCGCCGTGCCACATGCCGTGGAGCTGCGGGACGGTGACGTGCGACTCGTCGATGAAGATGAGGAAGTCGCGAGGGAAGTAGTCGAGCAGTGTTGGCGGAGGCTCGCCGGGCAGACGGCCGGACATGTGGCGCGAGTAGTTCTCGATGCCGTGGCAGTAGCCGACGGACTTGATCATCTCGAGGTCGAAGCGCGTGCGCTGGTGGATGCGCTGCGACTCGACAAGGCGGCCTTCTTTCTCAAGCTGCGCCTCCCACTCGGAGAGCTCGGCGAGGATGGAGTCCATGGCGGAGGTCTTGCGCTCGGGCTGCACGACGTAGTGGCTCTTGGGGTAGATGGGCAGGCGCGAATACTTTTGTTTGACGGAGCCGAAGAGCGGGTCGATCTGCGAGAGCGAGTCGATCTCGTCGCCGAAGAGCTCGATGCGGTAGGCGCTCTCGTCGTAGGTGGGGTAGACCTCGATGATGTCGCCGCGCACACGGAAGGTGCCGCGGCGGAAGTCGACGTCGTTGCGCTCGTAGAGAATCTCGACCAGGCGCCGCGTGATGTCTTCGCGCTTGATCTTCTGGCCCTTTTCGAGCAGCAGCAACATGCCGTAGTATGCCTCGGGCGAACCGAGGCCATAGATGCAGGAAACAGACGAGACGATGATGCAGTCGCGGCGCTCGAAGAGGGAGCGCGTCGCGGAGAGGCGCAGCTTGTCCAGCTCCTCGTTGATGGTGGCTTCCTTCTCGATATAGAGATCGCCGGAAGGGATGTAAGCCTCGGGCTGGTAGTAGTCGTAGTAGGAGACGAAGTACTCGACGGCATTGCCCGGGAAGAACTGCTTGAACTCGTGGTAGAGCTGCGCGGCGAGCGTCTTATTGTGCGCGAGAATGAGCGCGGGGCGGTTGAGCTCCTGGATGATCTTCGCCATGGTGAAGGTCTTGCCGGAGCCGGTGACGCCGAGCAGCACCTGGTCCTTTTCTCCCGCGTTGAGGCCGGAGACGAGTTCGC
This region of Acidobacteriota bacterium genomic DNA includes:
- the uvrB gene encoding excinuclease ABC subunit UvrB codes for the protein MVMDFQLTTTYKPQGDQPRAIGELVSGLNAGEKDQVLLGVTGSGKTFTMAKIIQELNRPALILAHNKTLAAQLYHEFKQFFPGNAVEYFVSYYDYYQPEAYIPSGDLYIEKEATINEELDKLRLSATRSLFERRDCIIVSSVSCIYGLGSPEAYYGMLLLLEKGQKIKREDITRRLVEILYERNDVDFRRGTFRVRGDIIEVYPTYDESAYRIELFGDEIDSLSQIDPLFGSVKQKYSRLPIYPKSHYVVQPERKTSAMDSILAELSEWEAQLEKEGRLVESQRIHQRTRFDLEMIKSVGYCHGIENYSRHMSGRLPGEPPPTLLDYFPRDFLIFIDESHVTVPQLHGMWHGDRSRKQNLIDYGFRLPSALDNRPLRFEEFESRTGQIVYVSATPGPYELTKSAGVVVEQIIRPTGLTDPEVEIRPVKGQIDDLLAEIHERTAKNQRVLVTTLTKRMAEDLAGYYTEVGVRCRYMHSEIETLERIKLLRDLRKGEYDVLIGINLLREGLDLPEVSLVAILDADKEGFLRSQGSLIQTIGRAARHLEGRAILYADKMTDSMQRAIDETNRRRAIQEAYNEENGITPQSIIRPTEMALAGILKADYADLTEETGDMPDFSTQQELDVYIGKLESDMREAAKKFEFEKAAKLRDVVKELRTKEFLFS